One Leifsonia shinshuensis DNA window includes the following coding sequences:
- a CDS encoding thioredoxin family protein encodes MFVHTAFSIEWSPRIVALTMSVPAALLVLLALVAVATAAGVVWRARAGRVRHARADRVTAHEVGAAVLGARATLVQFSTAFCAQCPSTARVLHGVAGEHDGVEHLDVDLTERPELARRFGVLQTPTTLLLDARGTVRGRIAGAARPGDVRTALDRILTE; translated from the coding sequence ATGTTCGTTCACACTGCCTTCAGCATCGAGTGGAGCCCGCGTATCGTCGCGCTCACCATGTCCGTACCCGCCGCGCTCCTCGTCCTGCTCGCCCTGGTCGCCGTCGCGACAGCGGCCGGCGTCGTGTGGCGCGCCCGCGCGGGACGGGTGCGCCACGCGCGAGCCGACCGCGTGACCGCGCACGAGGTGGGCGCGGCCGTACTCGGCGCACGAGCCACGCTGGTCCAGTTCTCCACCGCGTTCTGCGCCCAGTGCCCCTCGACCGCTCGCGTCCTGCACGGCGTCGCGGGCGAGCACGACGGCGTCGAGCACCTGGACGTCGACCTGACCGAGCGCCCGGAGCTCGCCCGCCGGTTCGGCGTGCTGCAGACCCCGACCACACTGCTGCTCGACGCCCGCGGCACCGTCCGCGGCCGCATCGCCGGCGCGGCGCGCCCGGGCGATGTCCGCACCGCCCTCGACCGCATCCTGACGGAGTGA
- the dapA gene encoding 4-hydroxy-tetrahydrodipicolinate synthase, protein MAAPANPFGQVLVALVTPFTADGEVDWAGVEKHMDDVIVAGADGIVVTGTTGETSTLTDAEKLRLVEVGKDVAGGRAKIITGGGSNETAHAIQLYKQSEKAGADGVMIVTPYYNKPTQAGVLTHFRMIADSTDLPVILYDIPGRTGIPIKYETILRIAKHPNVLAIKDAKGDFSEVSRVLNQTDLMYFSGDDANVLPHLAIGATGLIGVTANITATPYRQIVDAVNAGDLATATAAHQKLEPLVRAVMTHVPGTVAAKYILHGLGRISSPRVRLPLVGPEEWEAAQIEDELDLVRDIPGADFRNFRPDRNAAAGGALPKIAGATR, encoded by the coding sequence ATGGCTGCTCCCGCGAACCCGTTCGGCCAGGTGCTCGTCGCCCTGGTCACGCCCTTCACCGCCGATGGCGAGGTCGACTGGGCCGGCGTGGAGAAGCACATGGACGACGTGATCGTCGCGGGCGCGGACGGCATCGTCGTCACCGGCACCACAGGCGAGACCTCCACCCTCACCGACGCCGAGAAGCTGCGCCTGGTCGAGGTCGGCAAAGACGTCGCGGGCGGCCGGGCCAAGATCATCACCGGCGGCGGCTCGAACGAGACGGCGCACGCCATCCAGCTCTACAAGCAGAGCGAGAAGGCCGGCGCCGACGGCGTCATGATCGTCACGCCGTACTACAACAAGCCGACCCAGGCCGGCGTCCTCACGCACTTCCGGATGATCGCCGACTCCACCGATCTGCCCGTCATCCTCTACGACATCCCCGGCCGCACCGGCATCCCGATCAAGTACGAGACCATCCTGCGCATCGCCAAGCACCCCAACGTCCTCGCCATCAAGGACGCCAAGGGCGACTTCAGCGAGGTCAGCCGGGTGCTGAACCAGACCGACCTGATGTACTTCTCGGGCGACGACGCCAACGTCCTCCCGCACCTGGCGATCGGCGCCACCGGCCTCATCGGGGTCACGGCCAACATCACCGCCACGCCGTACCGGCAGATCGTGGACGCGGTCAACGCCGGCGACCTGGCCACCGCGACCGCCGCGCACCAGAAGCTGGAGCCGCTGGTCCGCGCCGTCATGACGCACGTTCCCGGCACCGTCGCGGCCAAGTACATCCTGCACGGCCTGGGTCGCATCTCCAGCCCGCGGGTCCGTCTCCCGCTCGTCGGCCCGGAAGAGTGGGAGGCCGCCCAGATCGAGGACGAGCTCGACCTCGTCCGCGACATCCCCGGCGCCGACTTCCGCAACTTCCGCCCCGATCGCAACGCCGCCGCAGGCGGCGCGCTGCCCAAGATCGCCGGCGCCACACGCTAG
- a CDS encoding DUF4395 domain-containing protein: MTEKPSTENPSAARPTTTGIDPRSPRFGAAITAVLLLVDLFLALTGATAAAAVLLLVIAALFAWGAFAGVRRHPYGLLYRVAIRPHLAPPTELEDPAPPTFAQLVGLVVTGLGLLLFALGVPVALPIAAALAFVAAFLNAAFGYCLGCQIYLLLVRAGVIRKRASTA; encoded by the coding sequence ATGACCGAGAAACCAAGCACCGAGAACCCGAGCGCCGCCCGGCCCACCACCACCGGCATCGACCCCCGCTCTCCGCGGTTCGGCGCCGCGATCACCGCAGTCCTGCTGCTGGTCGACCTCTTTCTCGCCCTCACCGGCGCGACCGCGGCCGCCGCGGTGCTGCTGCTCGTGATCGCGGCGCTGTTCGCCTGGGGCGCTTTCGCGGGCGTACGCCGGCATCCCTACGGCCTCCTCTACCGCGTCGCGATCCGTCCGCACCTCGCACCGCCGACCGAGCTGGAGGACCCGGCCCCGCCGACATTCGCGCAGCTCGTCGGCCTGGTCGTCACCGGTCTCGGCCTCCTGCTGTTCGCGCTGGGCGTGCCCGTCGCGCTGCCGATCGCCGCCGCGCTCGCGTTCGTCGCGGCCTTCCTGAACGCCGCGTTCGGGTACTGCCTGGGCTGCCAGATCTACCTGCTGCTCGTGCGGGCCGGCGTCATCCGGAAGCGTGCCAGCACGGCCTGA
- a CDS encoding efflux RND transporter periplasmic adaptor subunit, with the protein MRRWVFPVLRIVLVAAIAVALVKLAFFPSGESTAADPATPTGQLTDPVTTVTTGTIVNDVTVTGSIVADDAVPARATAAGTVNKVQATVGKPIDVGAVLFDIKVETPRDPVVETGPDGTQTMTERKPAISYTEVTAPISGVVSELPVLAGQSVSIGDAVGSVAPPTFSVSATLPAEQQYRLIHRPTEATVTVKGGPAPFTCTGLTITTPPASAANTAPNTVPGTGGGGGGSGGGSTTTVRCAVPAEVTVFAGLSADVTISAGRAENVLTVPTTAVKGSAEKGVVYVPDGKGGDPAQVEVALGLTDGTSVEVTGGLKEGDSVLQFVPGATTPEGGCVPMGNGGMMCSGPGPEAGP; encoded by the coding sequence ATGCGTCGCTGGGTCTTCCCGGTGCTCCGAATCGTCCTGGTGGCGGCGATCGCCGTCGCGCTGGTCAAGCTGGCGTTCTTCCCGAGCGGGGAGTCCACCGCCGCGGATCCGGCGACACCGACCGGTCAGCTGACCGACCCGGTCACCACCGTCACGACGGGCACGATCGTCAACGACGTGACGGTGACCGGGTCGATCGTCGCCGACGACGCGGTGCCGGCGCGCGCGACGGCTGCGGGCACCGTCAACAAGGTGCAGGCGACCGTCGGCAAGCCCATCGACGTCGGGGCGGTGCTCTTCGACATCAAGGTCGAGACGCCGCGCGACCCGGTCGTCGAGACCGGCCCGGACGGCACGCAGACGATGACGGAGCGCAAGCCCGCCATCAGCTACACGGAGGTCACCGCGCCGATCTCCGGTGTCGTGAGCGAGCTTCCCGTGCTCGCCGGCCAGAGCGTCTCCATCGGCGACGCCGTCGGCTCGGTCGCGCCGCCCACCTTCTCGGTCTCCGCCACGCTGCCGGCCGAGCAGCAGTACCGCCTGATCCACCGGCCGACCGAGGCCACCGTCACAGTCAAGGGCGGCCCGGCGCCGTTCACCTGCACCGGGCTGACCATCACGACGCCCCCGGCGTCCGCCGCGAACACCGCTCCGAACACCGTGCCGGGAACCGGCGGCGGGGGCGGTGGGAGCGGCGGCGGCTCGACCACGACCGTGCGCTGCGCGGTCCCCGCCGAGGTGACCGTGTTCGCGGGGCTGAGCGCGGATGTCACGATCTCCGCCGGGCGCGCGGAGAACGTGCTCACGGTGCCGACCACCGCGGTGAAGGGTTCCGCCGAGAAGGGCGTCGTCTACGTCCCGGACGGGAAGGGCGGCGACCCAGCGCAGGTCGAGGTCGCGCTCGGGCTCACCGACGGCACGTCCGTCGAAGTCACGGGCGGCCTGAAGGAGGGCGACTCCGTCCTGCAGTTCGTCCCGGGCGCCACGACGCCGGAAGGCGGCTGCGTGCCGATGGGCAACGGCGGGATGATGTGCTCAGGCCCCGGCCCGGAAGCCGGGCCGTGA
- a CDS encoding histidine phosphatase family protein → MPHYLYLVRHGEQQDAEHGLPDGPLSPRGKRQAQLIADRLSGLPLTGMYHSPLVRAEETASIIASRMPAVQPEPSSLLFDCIPSGPTPDMPKAFESFFGPVTEAEIDAGRAQMEDAVHEFLTPAMGDRHDLLVTHNFVIGWFVRHVFDAPAWRWLGLNQANCGLTIIRVRSAKPPVLVVHNDLGHLPVELRTGLPELQPV, encoded by the coding sequence GTGCCCCATTACCTCTACCTCGTGCGGCACGGCGAGCAGCAGGATGCCGAGCACGGCCTCCCCGACGGCCCGCTCTCGCCGCGCGGAAAGCGCCAGGCCCAGCTCATCGCGGACCGGCTCAGCGGGCTGCCGCTGACCGGGATGTACCACTCGCCGCTCGTGCGCGCCGAGGAGACCGCCTCGATCATCGCCTCCCGGATGCCGGCGGTGCAGCCGGAGCCGTCCAGCCTGCTGTTCGACTGCATTCCGTCCGGGCCGACGCCCGATATGCCCAAGGCGTTCGAGTCGTTCTTCGGCCCGGTGACGGAGGCCGAGATCGACGCCGGCCGCGCCCAGATGGAGGACGCGGTCCACGAGTTCCTGACGCCGGCGATGGGGGATCGCCACGATCTGCTGGTGACGCACAACTTCGTGATCGGCTGGTTCGTCCGGCACGTGTTCGACGCGCCGGCCTGGCGCTGGCTCGGACTCAACCAGGCCAATTGCGGCCTCACCATCATCCGGGTGCGCTCGGCGAAGCCGCCGGTGCTGGTGGTGCACAACGACCTCGGGCACCTGCCGGTCGAGCTGCGCACCGGGCTGCCGGAGCTGCAGCCGGTCTGA
- a CDS encoding ABC transporter permease: protein MNALAALWGAIVEAWQELRIHRTRVLLSLIGVGVAVCALSSVVGVANIAEQGMREGNERSGGRPALIAVFPNDSSATSEERLDAAWDTILKRHGIRYSSKVGNVSLPIQFRDGVTAVMAQTVDQPYATMHRTVVEQGRWFQPADEQLLAPPIIVNEAFWRRLGSPPLAEHPTATVLNGESKVTAVVVGVMKTPYSPDDATAIVLNASLDRLASSRGLDFGAPSLEAWVPPEIATPMVTAITSEFDRALGTGAISVNRNDYLAHLDQDPLWYFKLIVGGIAVLILLLGALGLVNIAMVTVRHRIREIGVRRSFGATGARVFFAVMMESVVATVVAGAAGVALSVLVVKNPWVEERLGGGMITDMPPYPVEAAVLGLVAATAVGALAGLLPALVAVRVKVIDAIRY, encoded by the coding sequence ATGAACGCGCTCGCCGCGCTCTGGGGCGCGATCGTCGAGGCCTGGCAGGAGCTGCGCATCCACCGCACGCGGGTGCTGCTGTCGCTGATCGGAGTGGGGGTCGCCGTGTGCGCGCTCAGCTCGGTCGTCGGGGTCGCCAACATCGCCGAGCAGGGGATGCGCGAGGGCAACGAGCGCTCGGGCGGCCGTCCGGCGCTCATCGCGGTCTTCCCGAACGACTCCAGCGCGACCAGCGAGGAGCGGCTCGACGCAGCCTGGGACACCATTCTGAAACGCCACGGCATCCGCTATTCCTCGAAGGTCGGAAATGTGTCGCTGCCGATCCAATTCCGCGACGGAGTGACGGCCGTGATGGCGCAGACCGTCGACCAGCCCTACGCCACGATGCACCGTACCGTCGTGGAGCAGGGGCGCTGGTTCCAGCCCGCGGACGAGCAACTGCTCGCACCTCCGATCATCGTGAACGAGGCGTTCTGGCGCAGACTCGGCTCGCCGCCTCTCGCCGAGCACCCCACCGCCACCGTCCTGAACGGCGAGTCGAAGGTCACAGCGGTCGTCGTCGGCGTGATGAAGACGCCGTACTCGCCGGACGACGCGACGGCGATCGTTCTGAACGCCAGCCTCGACAGGCTCGCCTCCAGTCGGGGGCTCGACTTCGGCGCGCCCTCGCTCGAAGCGTGGGTGCCTCCGGAGATCGCGACGCCGATGGTCACGGCGATCACGTCCGAGTTCGACCGAGCGCTCGGCACAGGCGCGATCAGCGTCAACCGGAACGACTATCTCGCCCACCTCGATCAAGACCCGCTGTGGTACTTCAAGCTGATCGTCGGCGGCATCGCCGTCCTCATCCTCCTGCTCGGTGCGCTCGGGCTGGTCAACATCGCCATGGTCACGGTGCGGCACCGCATCCGGGAGATCGGGGTGCGGCGCAGTTTCGGGGCGACGGGCGCGCGGGTGTTCTTCGCGGTGATGATGGAGAGCGTCGTGGCGACGGTGGTCGCGGGAGCTGCGGGCGTCGCGCTGTCGGTGCTGGTCGTGAAGAACCCGTGGGTCGAGGAGCGGCTCGGCGGCGGGATGATCACCGACATGCCGCCGTACCCGGTCGAGGCCGCCGTGCTCGGGCTGGTCGCGGCGACGGCGGTCGGCGCGCTGGCGGGGCTGCTCCCGGCGCTCGTGGCGGTGCGGGTCAAGGTGATCGATGCGATCCGGTACTGA
- a CDS encoding TIGR01777 family oxidoreductase — MRVLVAGASGMIGTELVRALTAEGHDALRLVRREPAAADERAWAPSARSIDLRLLDDADGLVNLSGASLNRLPWTAAHKRRILDSRLAATGTLADGMRQAADPPSVFVSGSAVGYYGDRPGQTLTEDSAQGTGFLSDVVEAWETAAHLVPAGTRVVTVRTGVVVGPGGAMAPLLPLAKAGLVGPIAGGRQHWPWVSLRDEAAAIVHLLTSGLSGPVNVVGPEPATAAEVLRALTTAVHRPYGLPLPGAIVNLGLGEAGRELLLADQRVLPQRLLEDGFVFQDATVQDAMAQLMARAA, encoded by the coding sequence ATGCGCGTGCTCGTGGCCGGCGCGTCCGGCATGATCGGCACCGAACTCGTCCGCGCGCTGACGGCGGAGGGCCACGACGCCCTCCGCCTGGTGCGGCGGGAGCCCGCGGCCGCCGACGAACGCGCCTGGGCCCCCTCGGCGCGCAGCATCGACCTGCGGCTGCTGGACGACGCGGACGGGCTGGTGAACCTCTCCGGCGCCTCCCTCAACCGACTTCCCTGGACCGCGGCGCACAAGCGCCGGATCCTCGACTCGCGCCTGGCCGCGACGGGCACGCTCGCGGACGGGATGCGCCAGGCCGCCGACCCGCCCAGCGTCTTCGTCAGCGGCTCGGCGGTCGGCTACTACGGCGACCGGCCGGGGCAGACGCTGACCGAGGACTCCGCCCAGGGCACCGGATTCCTCTCCGACGTGGTGGAGGCCTGGGAGACCGCCGCGCACCTCGTCCCGGCCGGGACCCGCGTGGTCACCGTCCGCACCGGGGTCGTCGTCGGGCCGGGCGGAGCGATGGCGCCGCTGCTGCCGCTCGCCAAGGCGGGGCTGGTCGGCCCGATCGCGGGCGGCCGGCAGCACTGGCCGTGGGTGAGCCTGCGCGACGAGGCGGCCGCGATCGTCCACCTCCTGACCTCCGGCCTGAGCGGACCGGTGAACGTCGTCGGGCCGGAGCCCGCGACCGCCGCCGAGGTGCTGCGCGCGCTGACGACGGCGGTGCACCGGCCGTACGGCCTGCCGCTGCCTGGCGCGATCGTGAACCTGGGGCTCGGCGAGGCCGGGCGGGAGCTGCTGCTCGCGGATCAGCGGGTGCTCCCGCAGCGGCTGCTGGAGGACGGGTTCGTGTTCCAGGATGCGACCGTGCAGGACGCGATGGCGCAGCTGATGGCGCGGGCGGCGTAG
- the dapB gene encoding 4-hydroxy-tetrahydrodipicolinate reductase, translating into MTIRVAVAGATGKLGSVAVRLIEAADDLELVAALDSRTPLDAMLGADVLVDMTLPQVSQGIVAFAVDHGLNVLVGTSGWSADRILELERRVAEHEGAGAIVIPNFSLGSALGTAFATVAARFFDSIEIVETHGTGKVDSPSGTAVRTAELIGAARLQRGPVDAPHTDQRARGQQVASVPIHSLRMRGVAAQQQVIFGGAGETLTIRHDTIGQEAYEAGILLALRAAATTTGVVVGLDKLVDLGISEPDGEPPRPTVREV; encoded by the coding sequence GTGACTATTCGCGTGGCCGTGGCCGGGGCGACCGGCAAGCTCGGATCCGTGGCGGTCCGTCTCATCGAGGCGGCCGACGACCTGGAGCTCGTGGCCGCCCTCGACTCCCGCACCCCGCTCGACGCGATGCTCGGCGCCGACGTGCTGGTGGACATGACGCTCCCGCAGGTCAGCCAGGGGATCGTTGCCTTCGCCGTCGACCACGGCCTGAACGTGCTGGTCGGCACGTCCGGCTGGTCGGCCGACCGCATCCTGGAGCTGGAGCGCCGGGTGGCCGAGCACGAGGGCGCCGGCGCGATCGTCATCCCGAACTTCTCGCTGGGCTCCGCGCTCGGCACCGCCTTCGCGACGGTCGCCGCGCGCTTCTTCGACTCGATCGAGATCGTGGAGACGCACGGCACGGGCAAGGTCGACTCGCCCTCCGGCACCGCGGTGCGCACCGCCGAGCTGATCGGCGCCGCCCGGCTGCAGCGCGGGCCGGTCGACGCGCCGCACACGGACCAGCGGGCGCGCGGCCAGCAGGTCGCGAGCGTCCCGATCCACAGCCTCCGGATGCGCGGCGTCGCCGCCCAGCAGCAGGTGATCTTCGGCGGGGCGGGGGAGACCCTCACCATCCGCCACGACACGATCGGGCAGGAGGCGTACGAGGCCGGCATCCTGCTCGCGCTGCGCGCCGCCGCGACGACCACCGGCGTGGTCGTCGGCCTCGACAAGCTGGTCGACCTCGGCATCTCCGAGCCGGACGGGGAGCCGCCGCGCCCGACCGTCCGCGAGGTGTAG
- a CDS encoding GNAT family N-acetyltransferase gives MVSFADVSVTDATAHRMLADYFAERAETFPASQGAYRTTFPDPGQFVPPAGVFLLAYDDGEAGCGGIRELTVPLSETEDGEQVVRYEIKHLWVAPEHRGQGLGRAILAELEHRARGFGATEVVLDTNASLEAAGGLYRSHGYESVQPYNDNPNATDWFRKRLGPNVTSA, from the coding sequence ATGGTGTCCTTTGCCGATGTCTCCGTCACCGACGCGACCGCCCACCGGATGCTGGCGGACTACTTCGCCGAGCGCGCCGAGACGTTCCCCGCGTCCCAGGGCGCGTACCGCACGACCTTCCCCGACCCGGGCCAGTTCGTGCCGCCCGCCGGCGTCTTCCTGCTGGCCTACGACGACGGGGAGGCCGGCTGCGGCGGCATCCGCGAGCTGACGGTCCCGCTGTCGGAGACCGAGGACGGCGAGCAGGTCGTCCGATACGAGATCAAGCACCTCTGGGTGGCGCCGGAGCACCGCGGCCAGGGCCTCGGCCGCGCCATCCTCGCCGAGCTGGAGCACCGCGCACGCGGCTTCGGGGCGACCGAGGTCGTGCTGGACACCAACGCGAGCCTGGAGGCCGCAGGCGGCCTCTACCGGTCGCACGGCTACGAGAGCGTGCAGCCCTACAACGACAACCCGAACGCGACGGACTGGTTCCGCAAGCGGCTCGGCCCGAACGTCACGTCGGCGTAG
- a CDS encoding ABC transporter ATP-binding protein, with protein MLRLSDVTKTVQVPDAAPLTILHGIDLVVESGERVSVVGRSGSGKSTLLNILGLLDSPSSGEFEFEGVPVQRIGGRARDLRRGADVGFVFQQFNLLSGRTALENVMTPLLYATGRRFWKRRLLATEMLERVGLGHRLGSLPEVLSGGEQQRVAIARALVRGPRLILADEPTGALDVETGSTVIDLLEEVAAENDAALVVITHDPAVAARSAVRYRLDAGRLHATTAEAAA; from the coding sequence CTGCTGCGCCTGAGCGATGTCACCAAGACGGTCCAGGTGCCGGACGCCGCTCCGCTCACGATCCTGCACGGCATCGATCTCGTCGTGGAGTCGGGGGAGCGGGTGTCGGTCGTCGGCCGCTCCGGGTCGGGCAAGTCGACGCTGCTCAACATCCTGGGCCTCCTCGACTCCCCGAGCAGCGGCGAGTTCGAGTTCGAGGGCGTGCCCGTCCAGCGGATCGGCGGGCGAGCGCGCGACCTGCGCCGCGGCGCCGACGTCGGCTTCGTGTTCCAGCAGTTCAACCTCCTGTCCGGCCGCACGGCGCTCGAGAACGTCATGACCCCGCTGCTGTACGCGACCGGCCGGAGGTTCTGGAAGCGCCGGCTCCTCGCCACCGAGATGCTCGAACGCGTCGGGCTCGGCCACCGGCTCGGCTCTCTGCCCGAAGTTCTCTCCGGTGGCGAGCAGCAGCGTGTCGCCATCGCCCGGGCGCTGGTGCGCGGGCCGCGGCTGATCCTGGCGGACGAGCCGACCGGCGCGCTCGATGTGGAGACCGGGTCCACCGTCATCGACCTGCTCGAGGAGGTCGCCGCCGAGAACGACGCGGCCCTCGTCGTCATCACGCACGACCCTGCCGTGGCCGCGCGCTCGGCGGTCCGCTACCGGCTCGACGCCGGACGTCTGCACGCCACGACCGCGGAGGCGGCCGCATGA
- a CDS encoding ribonuclease J has protein sequence MPNLVSEPPALEPGTLRIIPTGGLGEIGRNMTVFEYEGKLLIVDCGVLFPEQDQPGVDLILPDFGPVRDRLDDVLGVVLTHGHEDHIGAVPYLLKLRADIPLIGSGLTLALVEAKLKEHRIQPYTLTVKEGRTEQLGPFDLEFVAVNHSIPDALAVAITTPAGTVLHTGDFKMDQLPLDDRITDLRAFARLGERGVDLFMADSTNADVPGFTPLERSIGPVLDTVIARAPRRVIVASFSSHVHRVQQVLDAAAANGRRVALLGRSMVRNMTIAAELGYLKVPEGVLIDYKKAADLPDDEIVYMSTGSQGEPMAVLARMANLDHQIEVGHGDTVILASSLIPGNENAVYRVIDGLTKLGANVVHKGNAKVHVSGHAAAGELLYCYNILKPRNVMPVHGEYRHLVANARLAMDTGVPEENTILAEDGTVIDLRDGVARVVGQLDLGFVYVDGSSVGEITDADLKDRRILGEEGFISIIVVVEAASGRIVTGPEIHARGFAEDDAVFDDVKPKIAAALADAAHNGVRDSHALSQVVRRTVGRWVNTSYRRRPMIVPLVIEA, from the coding sequence ATGCCCAACCTCGTCTCCGAACCCCCTGCGCTCGAACCGGGAACGCTTCGGATTATCCCCACCGGCGGTCTCGGCGAGATCGGCCGCAACATGACCGTCTTCGAATACGAAGGCAAGCTGCTGATCGTCGACTGCGGCGTCCTGTTCCCCGAGCAGGACCAGCCGGGCGTCGACCTGATCCTTCCCGACTTCGGCCCGGTCCGCGACCGGCTGGACGACGTGCTCGGCGTGGTGCTGACGCACGGTCACGAGGACCACATCGGCGCCGTGCCGTACCTCCTCAAGCTGCGCGCGGATATCCCGCTGATCGGCTCCGGCCTCACCCTCGCCCTGGTGGAGGCGAAGCTCAAGGAGCACCGCATCCAGCCGTACACGCTCACCGTCAAGGAGGGCCGCACCGAGCAGCTCGGCCCGTTCGACCTGGAGTTCGTCGCGGTCAACCACTCCATCCCCGACGCGCTCGCCGTCGCCATCACCACGCCGGCCGGCACGGTGCTGCACACCGGCGACTTCAAGATGGACCAGCTCCCGCTCGACGACCGGATCACCGACCTGCGCGCCTTCGCCCGCCTGGGCGAGCGCGGCGTCGACCTGTTCATGGCCGACTCCACCAACGCCGACGTCCCCGGCTTCACGCCGCTGGAGCGTTCCATCGGCCCGGTGCTCGACACCGTGATCGCCCGCGCCCCGCGCCGGGTGATCGTCGCGAGCTTCTCCAGCCACGTGCACCGCGTCCAGCAGGTGCTCGACGCCGCCGCCGCCAACGGCCGCCGCGTCGCGCTGCTCGGCCGCTCGATGGTGCGCAACATGACCATCGCCGCCGAGCTCGGCTACCTCAAGGTGCCCGAAGGCGTGCTCATCGACTACAAGAAGGCCGCCGACCTCCCGGACGACGAGATCGTCTACATGTCGACCGGCTCCCAGGGCGAGCCGATGGCGGTGCTCGCGCGCATGGCGAACCTCGACCACCAGATCGAGGTCGGCCACGGCGACACGGTCATCCTGGCCTCCAGCCTCATCCCGGGCAACGAGAACGCGGTCTACCGCGTCATCGACGGCCTGACCAAGCTCGGCGCCAACGTCGTCCACAAGGGCAACGCCAAGGTGCACGTCTCCGGCCACGCCGCCGCGGGCGAGCTGCTCTACTGCTACAACATCCTCAAGCCCCGCAACGTGATGCCCGTGCACGGCGAGTACCGCCACCTGGTGGCCAACGCGCGCCTCGCGATGGACACCGGTGTGCCGGAGGAGAACACGATCCTCGCGGAGGACGGCACGGTCATCGACCTGCGCGACGGCGTCGCCCGCGTCGTCGGCCAGCTCGACCTCGGCTTCGTCTACGTCGACGGCTCCAGCGTCGGCGAGATCACCGACGCCGACCTCAAGGACCGCCGGATCCTCGGCGAGGAGGGCTTCATCTCGATCATCGTGGTGGTGGAGGCCGCCAGCGGCCGCATCGTCACCGGCCCGGAGATCCACGCCCGCGGCTTCGCGGAGGACGATGCGGTGTTCGACGACGTCAAGCCGAAGATCGCGGCGGCGCTCGCCGATGCGGCCCACAACGGCGTCCGCGACTCGCACGCGCTCTCGCAGGTGGTTCGCCGCACGGTGGGCCGCTGGGTGAACACCAGCTACCGCCGCCGGCCGATGATCGTCCCGCTCGTCATCGAGGCGTAA
- a CDS encoding GNAT family N-acetyltransferase, with product MTGFRIRPANGEDARILSDMLVEAANWNASRARARVAVLEDPAVLRYVAGWKRPGDFGCVAEDAHGAAVGACWARLFPADAPGSGFVAVGVPELTLGVNTQWRAQGVGRALLQELGRQAAVSGAARLSLSVERANFAQRLYVSEGYVTVESRSTADTMVRAVR from the coding sequence ATGACAGGGTTCCGGATCCGCCCGGCGAACGGGGAGGACGCGCGCATCCTCTCCGACATGCTGGTGGAGGCTGCGAACTGGAACGCCTCCCGCGCCCGCGCGCGCGTCGCGGTGCTGGAGGACCCGGCCGTTCTGCGGTACGTCGCGGGCTGGAAACGGCCCGGTGACTTCGGCTGCGTCGCGGAGGACGCCCACGGCGCGGCGGTCGGCGCGTGCTGGGCCCGGCTCTTCCCGGCCGACGCGCCCGGCAGCGGGTTCGTCGCCGTCGGCGTCCCGGAGCTCACCCTCGGCGTCAACACGCAGTGGCGCGCGCAGGGCGTCGGCCGCGCGCTGCTCCAGGAGCTCGGGAGGCAGGCCGCCGTCTCCGGGGCCGCCCGGCTGAGCCTGAGCGTCGAGCGCGCGAACTTCGCCCAGCGCCTCTACGTGAGCGAGGGCTACGTGACAGTGGAGTCGCGGTCGACGGCCGACACGATGGTGCGCGCGGTGCGCTGA
- a CDS encoding OsmC family peroxiredoxin, translated as MAVTSESTTVWTGDLKSGSGTVSLDSSGAATLSVNWKARSEGGAETSTPEELLGAAHSACFSMAFSNVLATFGTPPESIRTTAAVTFDPAQGITGSHLLVEATVPGLGEEDFQRLADEAKRTCPVSRALVGIPITIEATLA; from the coding sequence ATGGCAGTCACCAGCGAATCCACCACGGTCTGGACCGGCGATCTGAAGTCCGGCTCGGGGACCGTCTCCCTGGACTCGTCGGGAGCGGCGACGCTCTCCGTGAACTGGAAGGCCCGCTCCGAGGGCGGTGCGGAGACCTCCACGCCGGAGGAGCTGCTGGGCGCGGCGCACTCGGCCTGCTTCTCGATGGCGTTCTCGAACGTGCTCGCGACCTTCGGCACGCCGCCGGAGAGCATCCGCACCACCGCCGCGGTGACCTTCGACCCCGCGCAGGGCATCACCGGCAGCCACCTCCTGGTCGAGGCGACCGTCCCCGGCCTCGGCGAGGAGGACTTCCAGCGCCTCGCCGACGAGGCCAAGCGCACCTGCCCGGTCTCGCGGGCGCTCGTCGGCATCCCGATCACGATCGAAGCCACGCTGGCCTGA